A stretch of the Polaribacter pacificus genome encodes the following:
- a CDS encoding VanZ family protein, with product MLKLIQTLYKDRFIYVAIAVTCLIAFLSLIQLGKAPISVSHADKFQHAIAYCTLGFTWILAIKKAHQNLKVRYLIAIACVIYGILIEVLQETTTSYRTASVLDVVANVVGICIALLLFKLIFKKN from the coding sequence ATGCTGAAGCTTATACAAACCTTATACAAGGATAGGTTTATATATGTAGCCATTGCTGTTACATGTCTAATTGCTTTTTTAAGTTTAATCCAATTGGGTAAAGCCCCCATTTCGGTTTCACATGCAGACAAGTTTCAACATGCAATTGCGTATTGTACTCTGGGCTTTACTTGGATTTTGGCAATTAAAAAAGCACATCAAAATCTCAAAGTTAGGTATCTAATTGCAATCGCCTGTGTAATTTATGGCATACTTATTGAAGTCTTACAAGAAACCACAACAAGTTATCGGACTGCTAGCGTCCTTGATGTAGTAGCAAACGTGGTTGGAATTTGCATCGCTTTATTGCTTTTTAAGTTAATTTTTAAAAAAAATTAA
- a CDS encoding energy transducer TonB, giving the protein MEIKKNPKSNLENYSKLFIQLGLVLALFVVYVSMENKTYDKQVGSLGDVTMEDLLEEDIPITERVEPEIPKATPPPAPEEIEVVEDEKEVEETVIETTETDETEAIEVEDIVEAEIEEDIPEDVPFNIIEEVPVFPGCSGSKQELTDCLNEKIRSHVLKKFNNELAADLGLPPGKKKIYVVFRIDPKGNITEINARAPHPRLKQEAIRVAKTLPKMTPGKQRGKPVGMRYTLPISFNVE; this is encoded by the coding sequence ATGGAAATTAAAAAAAATCCAAAATCAAATCTTGAGAATTACTCTAAATTGTTTATTCAATTAGGTTTGGTTTTAGCACTTTTTGTGGTGTATGTATCAATGGAAAACAAAACTTACGACAAGCAAGTTGGATCGTTAGGTGATGTAACTATGGAAGATCTTTTAGAAGAGGATATTCCAATTACAGAGCGTGTTGAGCCAGAAATTCCAAAAGCAACACCTCCACCAGCACCAGAAGAAATTGAAGTTGTTGAAGATGAAAAAGAAGTTGAGGAAACTGTAATTGAAACTACTGAAACTGATGAAACTGAAGCAATTGAGGTTGAAGATATTGTAGAGGCAGAAATTGAGGAAGATATTCCAGAAGATGTACCTTTTAATATTATTGAAGAAGTTCCAGTTTTTCCAGGATGTTCTGGATCAAAACAAGAACTAACAGACTGTCTTAATGAAAAAATTAGAAGTCATGTTTTGAAAAAATTCAATAATGAATTGGCTGCAGATTTAGGTTTGCCTCCAGGGAAAAAGAAAATTTATGTTGTTTTCCGTATAGATCCTAAAGGAAACATTACAGAAATTAACGCAAGAGCTCCACACCCTAGATTAAAACAAGAAGCAATTAGAGTAGCAAAAACACTACCTAAAATGACTCCAGGTAAACAAAGAGGGAAACCAGTAGGGATGAGATACACCTTGCCAATCTCTTTTAACGTAGAGTAA
- the deoC gene encoding deoxyribose-phosphate aldolase — MRLANYIDSTYLKTSSQAGVSSQETRNLVSALVNEAIEYQFKAVMIRSQFIPLAKNLIQEAKSKVLVGTVVCFHEGNCTVDEKLKEIKEALALGADEVDVVVNYKAFKNNQIALVSNELVQCTRLALESGKVIKWIIEVAALTTSEIAEISSLIKDLVLEKFSLAAVESVFVKSSTGFYHTVDGVPNGATFTSIRTMAENAKPLKIKAAGGIKTKGDLLKMITLGVDRIGTSSAKQLIEETKHSSNY; from the coding sequence ATGAGACTGGCCAACTATATAGATTCTACCTATTTAAAAACATCGAGTCAAGCAGGTGTTTCTTCTCAGGAAACACGAAATCTAGTTAGTGCTCTTGTTAATGAAGCAATTGAGTATCAATTTAAGGCGGTGATGATTCGATCTCAATTTATTCCTTTGGCAAAAAATTTGATTCAAGAAGCCAAATCTAAGGTACTTGTTGGAACAGTGGTTTGTTTTCATGAAGGCAACTGTACTGTTGATGAAAAACTAAAAGAGATTAAAGAAGCATTAGCTCTAGGGGCAGATGAAGTTGATGTTGTTGTTAATTACAAAGCCTTTAAAAATAATCAGATTGCATTGGTTAGTAATGAGCTTGTTCAGTGTACGCGCCTGGCTTTAGAGAGTGGTAAAGTCATAAAATGGATTATAGAAGTAGCTGCTTTGACAACAAGTGAGATTGCAGAAATCTCTAGTTTGATAAAAGATTTGGTGTTAGAAAAGTTTTCTTTAGCAGCAGTAGAAAGTGTTTTTGTAAAATCCTCAACAGGTTTTTATCATACTGTTGATGGAGTTCCAAATGGTGCAACGTTTACAAGTATTAGAACCATGGCAGAAAACGCAAAACCACTTAAAATTAAAGCAGCGGGCGGTATAAAAACCAAAGGAGATCTATTAAAAATGATTACTTTAGGGGTCGATAGAATCGGGACTTCATCAGCAAAGCAGCTGATAGAAGAAACTAAGCA